One Papaver somniferum cultivar HN1 chromosome 10, ASM357369v1, whole genome shotgun sequence genomic window carries:
- the LOC113318731 gene encoding probable purine permease 11, translating into MDEETETLLPTMLESQNSGVAFTSTDKPLYLGLKRWQWWFLVALNIAFLLVGQTVATLLGRFYYDQGGSSKWMATLVQTIAFPVLFIPLFFIPSSTKSYDPTINKPSIFVIASIYIGLGLVIAFNNMLYSVGLLYLPVSTYSLLCATQLAFNAVFSYFINRQKFTMLVLNSVVNLTISASMLAVGSESSESTKVSKGQFILGFISTLGASALYALLLSLMQLSFDKVFRRITFAVVLDMQIYTSIVATCACIVGLFASGEWNGLSAEMNGFKKGKFSYVMVLVWTAVFWQLCSVGVVGLIFVVSSLFSNAISTLVLPLIPIVAVITFHDKMDGIKVIAMLTATWGFVNHIYQNYLDDSKLQAKGTASTEAPHTSATF; encoded by the exons ATGGACGAAGAAACTGAAACACTACTTCCGACGATGTTAG AATCTCAAAACTCAGGCGTAGCCTTTACCTCTACAGACAAACCACTTTACCTTGGACTGAAAAGATGGCAATGGTGGTTCTTAGTGGCACTCAACATTGCATTTTTGCTAGTTGGACAAACTGTAGCCACTCTCTTGGGGAGATTTTATTATGACCAAGGTGGAAGCAGCAAGTGGATGGCAACACTTGTTCAAACCATTGCCTTCCCTGTCCTTTTTATCCCATTGTTCTTCATACCGTCCTCCACAAAGTCTTATGATCCAACAATTAACAAACCCTCAATATTCGTAATCGCATCTATCTATATTGGTCTTGGTCTGGTAATAGCATTCAACAACATGCTTTATTCAGTTGGGCTCTTGTACCTCCCCGTGTCAACCTATTCATTGCTATGTGCAACCCAACTGGCTTTCAATGCAGTGTTTTCATACTTTATCAATCGCCAAAAGTTTACTATGTTAGTTCTGAACAGTGTAGTAAACCTCACCATATCTGCTTCTATGTTAGCAGTTGGTTCTGAATCCTCTGAATCCACTAAAGTATCTAAAGGACAGTTTATTCTCGGTTTCATATCTACTCTAGGGGCATCAGCGTTGTACGCGCTACTGCTCTCCCTCATGCAGCTTTCCTTTGATAAGGTTTTTAGACGGATAACATTTGCAGTGGTCTTGGATATGCAAATTTACACATCAATTGTTGCCACATGTGCTTGCATTGTCGGCCTTTTCGCCAGTGGGGAATGGAACGGGTTGAGTGCAGAGATGAATGGTTTCAAGAAAGGAAAATTTTCATATGTGATGGTTCTAGTTTGGACTGCTGTTTTCTGGCAGTTATGTTCTGTTGGCGTTGTTGGGTTGATATTTGTGGTATCTTCGCTCTTTTCCAATGCTATTAGTACCTTGGTGTTGCCGCTTATTCCAATTGTTGCTGTTATTACATTCCATGATAAGATGGATGGGATAAAGGTGATCGCAATGTTAACGGCTACTTGGGGATTTGTTAATCACATTTATCAGAACTATCTCGATGATAGCAAGCTACAGGCCAAAGGAACTGCTTCCACTGAAGCTCCTCATACCTCTGCCACATTttga
- the LOC113317681 gene encoding mitochondrial thiamine diphosphate carrier 2-like, translated as MEESRPFNRALIAAAAGAISGGISRTVTSPLDVIKIRFQVQLEPTSSWELLRKGVHESSKYTGMMQATKAILGEEGLPGFWRGNVPGLLMVMPYTSIQFMVLHKIKTFFSGSSKAEDHVHLRPHLSYVSGALAGCAATVGSYPFDLLRTILASQGEPKVYTTMRSAFVDIVRSRGFRGLYPGLTPALLEIIPYAGVQFGTYDTFKRWTMRLNRPQSLDRGSNLTSESLSSFQLFVCGLASSTCARAVCHPLDVVKKRFQIVGLHRDIKYGSRVEQHAYNGMCNALRCILVTEGWAGLYKGIIPSVIKAAPAGAVTFAAYEYTSEWLESHSSRNGA; from the exons ATGGAAGAGTCGAGACCATTTAACCGGGCTttaattgctgctgctgctggtgctatTTCCGGTGGCATATCCAGAACGGTAACATCGCCATTGGATGTTATAAAGATTAGATTTCAG GTTCAGTTGGAGCCAACTTCATCATGGGAATTACTTCGTAAAGGGGTGCATGAATCCTCAAAATATACTGGGATGATGCAGGCAACTAAAGCCATTCTCGGAGAAGAGGGTTTACCG GGTTTTTGGCGCGGTAATGTCCCAGGGCTACTCATGGTCATGCCGTATACTTCTATACAATTTATGGTGTTGCACAAGATTAAAACATTTTTCTCGGGTTCATCTAAAGCAG AGGATCATGTTCACTTACGTCCGCACCTATCTTACGTAAGTGGAGCATTAGCGGGCTGTGCAGCAACTGTCGGCTCATATCCATTTGATCTATTACGAACGATTTTAGCCTCACAAGGGGAGCCAAAG GTATATACAACCATGAGATCTGCTTTTGTTGATATCGTAAGAAGTCGTGGCTTTCGAGGGTTATATCCCGGGTTAACACCAGCTTTGCTTGAGATCATTCCTTATGCTGGAGTGCAGTTTGGCACTTATGACACCTTTAAACGCTGGACAAtg CGGTTGAACAGGCCCCAATCGCTCGATCGAGGTTCAAATCTTACATCTGAAAGTCTATCTAGCTTCCAGCTTTTTGTGTGTGGGTTAGCTTCTAGTACATGTGCCAGAGCTGTCTGCCACCCCCTTGATGTGGTCAAGAAGAGGTTCCAG ATTGTAGGACTTCATAGGGACATAAAGTATGGATCTCGAGTTGAGCAACATGCTTATAATGGCATGTGTAATGCCCTGAGGTGCATCCTGGTAACTGAAGGGTGGGCTGGTCTTTACAAGGGTATTATCCCTTCTGTAATCAAAGCTGCTCCAGCTGGTGCAGTCACATTTGCTGCTTATGAATACACATCAGAATGGTTAGAATCCCATTCGTCTCGAAATGGAGCTTGA